One stretch of Glandiceps talaboti chromosome 7, keGlaTala1.1, whole genome shotgun sequence DNA includes these proteins:
- the LOC144437782 gene encoding GPI alpha-1,4-mannosyltransferase I, stabilizing subunit-like, whose protein sequence is MGIDALLLACIALVCSPVCGDSIQVNMPEELAGRLQSVDREVSSEDVTKTYCLDNKVTIHRSAKNKGFHRDVITDIEVNLKSAPDTVFCEILQWQTLPSSIYIDTYQMKSRHQHNNTKVLIFEDIDTEKPSYLSPSHTIAVYSKLYNKGDDVLSSQTVLPIHLRYQQPSEIDDVQYTATTLPLPFLLLHCKGDVNQDSNTTDCGALYETRCSVTDHKRCQWQLLTYNTEDGPLTFQVPIGNQQDTLVVTVVTMATTLFGCLVLVVSMLMSPKSTTKLPHQD, encoded by the exons ATGGGTATCGACGCCTTACTTCTGGCATGTATAGCTCTGGTATGCAGTCCTGTATGCGGTGATAGCATACAGGTCAACATGCCCGAAGAACTCGCGGGAAGATTACAGTCCG tcGATAGAGAAGTTTCTTCAGAAGATGTTACCAAAACTTATTGCCTTGACAACAAGGTTACCATACATCGATCAGCTAAAAATAAAGGCTTCCACAG AGATGTGATAACAGACATAGAAGTGAACCTCAAGTCTGCACCAGACACTGTGTTCTGTGAAATACTTCAATGGCAAACTCTACCTAGTTCTATTTACATAGATACCTATCAAATGAAATCAAGACATCAACACAACAATACAAAG GTTTTAATATTTGAAGACATAGACACTGAAAAGCCATCCTATCTTTCACCAAGCCACACTATAGCTGTGTATTCTAAGTTATATAATAAAGGTGATGATGTCTTATCAAGTCAAACAGTTTTACCAATTCACTTACGATACCAACAGCCATCTGAAATAGACGATGTACAGTATACAGCTACAACATTACCACTTCCATTTCTACTTCTTCATTGCAAAG gTGATGTAAACCAAGACTCAAACACAACTGACTGTGGTGCATTGTATGAAACTAGGTGTTCAGTGACAGATCACAAACGTTGCCAATGGCAACTACTGACTTACAATACC GAGGATGGTCCACTTACATTCCAAGTACCAATTGGAAACCAACAAGACACATTAGTTGTAACagtagttaccatggcaacaacactCTTTGGATGTTTGGTGTTGGTTGTTTCTATGCTAATGTCTCCAAAATCTACTACCAAGCTCCCACATCAGGATTAG
- the LOC144437832 gene encoding U6 snRNA phosphodiesterase 1-like isoform X2 encodes MNNALSIVQCAYGSSSDSSSSDSENDEIKEMKHGRKRKVSCSKDDNNACKSQKVKVSNRCESLPLPSGILDMFSDTDNPDEKFHQLISSLLQVVPSNLDMQTVEDFHISLSRTVILRHHWIDSFIDSVRQRLSNWPSFTLTFETPEFYTNEEKTRSFLGLKISAGHDNLLSLTTEIDQSLGEFRLPKFYEDPSFHISILWCVGDIRSKVKSNLMISLQKTFDDFMCRCPAYRKLNAKELRCKTGNKHFSFWLR; translated from the exons ATGAATAATGCATTGAGCATAGTACAGTGTGCTTACGGTAGCAGCAGCGATTCTAGTAGCTCAGATTCCGAAAATGACGAGataaaagaaatgaaacatGGAAGAAAGAGGAAGGTATCCTGTAGCAAAGATGATAATAACGCATGTAAATCCCAAAAGGTTAAAGTATCCAACAG GTGTGAGAGCCTACCTTTACCATCAGGGATACTTGATATGTTCAGTGATACAG ATAATCCTGATGAAAAGTTCCATCAGCTGATTTCCTCACTCCTACAAGTAGTGCCTTCAAATCTGGATATGCAAACAGTAGAAGACTTCCATATAAGTTTGTCTAGGACAGTTATTCTTCGCCATCATTGGATTGATTCATTTATTGACTCTGTAAGACAGAGGTTGAGTAATTGGCCGTCATTTACATTGACATTTGAAACTCCAGAATTCTATACAAATGAGGAGAAAACAAG ATCTTTCCTTGGTTTGAAGATTTCAGCAGGGCAtgataatttattatcattgaCAACTGAAATTGACCAGAGCCTGGGTGAATTCAGACTCCCTAAGTTTTATGAG GATCCATCATTCCATATCAGCATTCTGTGGTGTGTCGGTGAcatcaggtcaaaggttaaaagtAATCTGATGATATCATTACAG AAAACATTTGATGATTTCATGTGTCGATGTCCAGCCTACAGGAAACTTAATGCAAAGGAACTACGCTGTAAAACTGGCaacaaacatttttcattttggttGAGATGA
- the LOC144437832 gene encoding U6 snRNA phosphodiesterase 1-like isoform X1, with protein sequence MNNALSIVQCAYGSSSDSSSSDSENDEIKEMKHGRKRKVSCSKDDNNACKSQKVKVSNRCESLPLPSGILDMFSDTGTDRKSSNDDDNEHKGRIRSFAHEAGNWATYVYIPYNPDEKFHQLISSLLQVVPSNLDMQTVEDFHISLSRTVILRHHWIDSFIDSVRQRLSNWPSFTLTFETPEFYTNEEKTRSFLGLKISAGHDNLLSLTTEIDQSLGEFRLPKFYEDPSFHISILWCVGDIRSKVKSNLMISLQKTFDDFMCRCPAYRKLNAKELRCKTGNKHFSFWLR encoded by the exons ATGAATAATGCATTGAGCATAGTACAGTGTGCTTACGGTAGCAGCAGCGATTCTAGTAGCTCAGATTCCGAAAATGACGAGataaaagaaatgaaacatGGAAGAAAGAGGAAGGTATCCTGTAGCAAAGATGATAATAACGCATGTAAATCCCAAAAGGTTAAAGTATCCAACAG GTGTGAGAGCCTACCTTTACCATCAGGGATACTTGATATGTTCAGTGATACAGGTACTGATAGAAAATCAtcaaatgatgatgacaatgaacACAAAGGAAGAATTCGTTCTTTTGCCCATGAAGCAGGAAATTGGGCAACATATGTGTACATACCAT ATAATCCTGATGAAAAGTTCCATCAGCTGATTTCCTCACTCCTACAAGTAGTGCCTTCAAATCTGGATATGCAAACAGTAGAAGACTTCCATATAAGTTTGTCTAGGACAGTTATTCTTCGCCATCATTGGATTGATTCATTTATTGACTCTGTAAGACAGAGGTTGAGTAATTGGCCGTCATTTACATTGACATTTGAAACTCCAGAATTCTATACAAATGAGGAGAAAACAAG ATCTTTCCTTGGTTTGAAGATTTCAGCAGGGCAtgataatttattatcattgaCAACTGAAATTGACCAGAGCCTGGGTGAATTCAGACTCCCTAAGTTTTATGAG GATCCATCATTCCATATCAGCATTCTGTGGTGTGTCGGTGAcatcaggtcaaaggttaaaagtAATCTGATGATATCATTACAG AAAACATTTGATGATTTCATGTGTCGATGTCCAGCCTACAGGAAACTTAATGCAAAGGAACTACGCTGTAAAACTGGCaacaaacatttttcattttggttGAGATGA